The genomic window CGTCGGGAGCTTGCTTGGTTACGTCGGGGAGCAAAGGCCAGAACCACCAAACAAAAAGCACGTATCCAACGGGTGGAGAACCTCCAAGATCAAAAGCAAGATACAACAGTAGCGTCTATGGAGATATCTCTAGGTGCCGCTCGTCTTGGTAAAAAGGTTATAGAAGTGCAAGGTTTAATTAAATCAATAGGTAACAAGCAACTCGTGAACGATCTTGATTACTTAATAGTACCTGGTGAAAGATTAGGGATTATTGGTCCAAATGGGGCAGGGAAGTCAACGCTCCTTAACATGCTAGCAGGAAAAAGTGAACCCGACCTTGGTAGTATTGAAATAGGGGAAACTGTGAAAATTGGATATTATACGCAGGATGCTCTTGAATTAAATGAAGAACTACGAATAATAGAATATATAAAAGAAGTAGCAGAAGTAGTAGAGACTGTTGATGGAAGTATGATTACTGCAGAGCAAATGCTAGAGCGTTTTATGTTTCCTCGCAGCATGCAGTGGACGTATATTTCAAGACTTTCTGGAGGCGAACGTCGTCGACTATACTTATTAAGAGTCTTAATGAGTCAACCTAACGTTTTGTTTTTAGATGAGCCGACGAATGACCTTGATATTCAAACTCTATCTATTTTAGAGGATTACTTAGATTCGTTTCCCGGAGTTGTTTTAACAGTATCACATGATAGGTATTTTCTTGATCGTGTAGTTGACCACCTACTTGTCTTTAAAGGAGATGGACTAATAACACGTTTTCAAGGGAATTATACTGAGTTTCTAGAGCAAGAAAAGCTTGAAAAGGAACAGGCTGCTATAGACAAGGCAGTAGAAGCTAAACAGCAGGCTATGCAAGTAGAACAGCCGAAACGGAAACGATTATCATATAAAGAGCAGCTAGAGTGGGATACAATAGAGGATCGTATTGCTGAGTTAGAAGAAAAAATTGAAAATATTAAGCAAGATGTTATAAAAGCCGGTAGTGATTCTGAAAAAGTAGTTAAATTGTATGAAGAGCAACAAAGGCTTGAACAAGAGTTAGAGCAAGCCATTGAACGCTGGACAGAATTAACTATA from Bacillus sp. HMF5848 includes these protein-coding regions:
- a CDS encoding ABC-F family ATP-binding cassette domain-containing protein, which translates into the protein MSILQVEQLVKTYGIKSLFDNISFAIAEKQRIGLIGVNGTGKSTLLKVLAGIESSDQGHIAHANDFRIEYLPQNPEFEENLTVLEQIYYGDALIMKSLREYEQTLLELEQEPENERVQKRLFSLQQKMDELDAWDASSTAKTILNKLGITSYNKKVNELSGGQKKRVAIAKALIQPADLLLLDEPTNHLDNATIDWLESYLSQYRGAIMLVTHDRYFLNRVTNRIFELHKGSLYVYEGNYEYFLEKKAEREEQELSSEQKRQNVLRRELAWLRRGAKARTTKQKARIQRVENLQDQKQDTTVASMEISLGAARLGKKVIEVQGLIKSIGNKQLVNDLDYLIVPGERLGIIGPNGAGKSTLLNMLAGKSEPDLGSIEIGETVKIGYYTQDALELNEELRIIEYIKEVAEVVETVDGSMITAEQMLERFMFPRSMQWTYISRLSGGERRRLYLLRVLMSQPNVLFLDEPTNDLDIQTLSILEDYLDSFPGVVLTVSHDRYFLDRVVDHLLVFKGDGLITRFQGNYTEFLEQEKLEKEQAAIDKAVEAKQQAMQVEQPKRKRLSYKEQLEWDTIEDRIAELEEKIENIKQDVIKAGSDSEKVVKLYEEQQRLEQELEQAIERWTELTILVEELQN